The following proteins are encoded in a genomic region of Streptomyces sp. NBC_01723:
- the cobC gene encoding Rv2231c family pyridoxal phosphate-dependent protein CobC codes for MDTHTPMRAEPGTRGHDLRHHGDAEVRDDGSALVDLAVNVRADTPPVWLREHVAASLGSLAAYPDGRAARAAVADRHGLPVERVLLTAGAAEAFVLLARALKVRRPVVVHPQFTEPEAALRDAGHTVDRVLLRAADGFRLDPAAVPEDADLVVVGNPTNPTSVLHPAGVLAGLARPGRTLVVDEAFMDAVPGEREALAGRVDVPGLVVLRSLTKTWGLAGLRIGYVLAAPETVAELERAQPLWPVSTPALAAAEACVAPRALAEAAHAAHRVAADRAHLVAGLGEFAGAGLRVVEPAEGPFVLVRLPHAAAVRHRLRGLGFAVRRGDTFPGLDEEWLRLAVRDRATSDRFLRALERAMLAPA; via the coding sequence ATGGACACGCACACTCCCATGCGCGCTGAGCCGGGAACCCGGGGCCACGACCTGCGGCACCACGGGGACGCCGAGGTACGCGACGACGGCTCGGCGCTGGTGGACCTCGCGGTGAACGTCCGCGCGGACACGCCCCCGGTGTGGCTGCGCGAGCACGTGGCCGCCTCGCTGGGCTCGCTGGCCGCCTACCCCGACGGGCGGGCGGCGCGGGCCGCGGTGGCGGACCGGCACGGGCTGCCGGTGGAGCGGGTGCTGCTGACGGCGGGGGCCGCGGAGGCCTTCGTGCTGCTGGCGCGGGCGCTGAAGGTGCGGCGGCCGGTCGTGGTGCACCCCCAGTTCACGGAGCCGGAGGCGGCGCTGCGGGACGCCGGTCACACGGTCGACCGGGTGCTGCTGCGGGCCGCGGACGGTTTCCGCCTCGATCCGGCGGCCGTCCCGGAGGACGCCGACCTGGTGGTGGTCGGCAACCCGACCAACCCGACGTCGGTCCTGCACCCCGCGGGCGTGCTCGCGGGGCTGGCCCGTCCCGGGCGGACCCTGGTCGTGGACGAGGCGTTCATGGACGCGGTGCCGGGCGAGCGGGAGGCGCTGGCGGGGCGCGTCGACGTGCCCGGGCTGGTCGTCCTGCGCAGCCTGACCAAGACGTGGGGTCTGGCGGGGCTGCGCATCGGCTACGTCCTGGCGGCGCCCGAGACGGTGGCCGAGCTGGAGCGGGCGCAGCCGCTGTGGCCGGTGTCCACGCCCGCGCTGGCGGCGGCCGAGGCGTGTGTGGCGCCGCGGGCGCTGGCGGAGGCCGCCCACGCCGCCCACCGCGTCGCCGCGGACCGGGCCCATCTGGTCGCCGGGCTCGGGGAGTTCGCCGGGGCCGGTCTGCGGGTCGTCGAGCCCGCCGAGGGCCCCTTCGTCCTCGTCCGTCTCCCCCACGCCGCCGCGGTACGCCACCGGCTGCGCGGCCTCGGGTTCGCGGTACGGCGCGGGGACACGTTCCCCGGCCTGGACGAGGAATGGCTACGCCTCGCGGTCCGGGACCGTGCCACGTCGGACAGGTTCCTGCGGGCGCTGGAGCGGGCGATGCTGGCCCCGGCCTGA